The Moorena producens PAL-8-15-08-1 genomic interval TGTAATTGGTTGGTTAGTTCAGCAGCAGCTTTTCGTGTTCGCACAAAAATGATTGAAGCTTCTGGGTCTTCCAGTTCCAGAATCGGATGGAGAGCCCTGATTTTTGAGCAGCCACGGGGTACCATGTAAACTCGCTGTTCAATGCGCGCTGGTGCTGCTTTCGATTGCTGAACTTTAACAGTGACCGGGGATTTCAGGAATTTGCTGACTAGGTCCTGAATTGGCCGGGGCATAGTTGCTGAGAAGCAAGTAGTCTGACGCTCTTCGGGAGTCTGTTGCAGGATTTTCTTAACATCATCGATAAAGCCCATGCTTAACATTTCATCCGCTTCATCGAGTACCACCCAGCTCAGGTTTTCCAGCTTAAGGTCTCCCCGGTCTAGCAAGTCAATCACCCGTCCGGGAGTTCCTACCACAATCTGAGCGCCTTTGTAGAGCATCCGAATTTGCCGCTCAATGGACTGACCACCGCAGACGGTTAGTATATGCAATCGACGGTCGTCACTGAAGTCCCGAATCGCTTGGTTAACTTGCTGGGCTAACTCTCGGGTTGGGGTTAGAATTAAGGCTTGTACGGTTCGCTTGTCCAAGTCAATGCGATCTAGCATTGGTAGGGAAAACGCTGCTGTTTTGCCAGTACCGGTTTGAGACATACCGAGTACATCATGGCCATTGAGCAGTTCAGGAATAGCTTGGGCTTGGATAGTAGTAGGTGTAGTGAAGCCGATTTTTTCGAGTTGGCTTACACAAGTTTCAGACAATCCCAGGCTTTGGAAAGAAACGGTCATAAGTTATTTTTCGATTTTTTGTTGGTTAGTTGTGGTTTTTTTCTGGTAAGTCAGAAAGTTAGTAGTTGAACCTGTGAGGAAACACTGTCATGGCTATAAAGACAGTGAGCAATCAGGTTTGAGTCACCATGGCTTTTGCCTTGACAAACCTATGATGAGATTAGATGAGTAGAAAGCGGTTTAGTTTCCACCCATTTGGTTAGGTGCGCTTTCCGCATTAAGAATTAAATTCGCCACGGGTCGCACCTGTTGATAGGCATCAACTCCTAAGTTACACCTTGTCCCATAGGCAGTCGCGCTTTGGCTTAAACCCCCTCAGGTCGGGGCTGCATCGCGCTTCACCATCAGCTGGGGTCTGTTGCGACCTATTTAGTGTGTCTAAAAGCTTGAGATTAGGTTCATCCCACTAGAACACGTCTTACAGACGCAATGGTTAATGCCCTAGACACATTGTCTTGATGCAGTCGCTCATGGGGGAAACCCCCGCGTGAAGGCGCTGCATCGCTTGTCAGGTTGAGGGTGGCTCCTTGTCAGCCATGCAAAGCGCGAGTGGGGGTTTCCCCCGCAGGTCGGCGCTGCATCGCTAGCTAGGTATTGCCCGTTTGATTGGGGTGGGGTAAATCATCCCAAATTTGACCCTCAAAGCTGAATTGATGCACCGCTCAGCTAGTTTTTACCCCCTAAGCAGGTCTTTTAAGTGTGCCGTTTAGTTTGGCGTTTACTGTGCCCTTTAGTGTGCCATTACTATGGGCAACAGAGACCTGCTTTTGATAAGGCTAGAGGCCTTGTGAAAAGCTCCATAATCTAAAAGACCAAGGATTATGTCTGGTTCAGGATTGACCAGATTACTTGCCCTAGTGGTGGAGTGTTTAATTCCAGCCCCTAGTTACCAGCCCCTAGTTAAAGCCTGTGGCTTGTTTACGGAGGTAGTACTACAGAACCATACAAGTCGTAGAAATCACAATCAGTAATTTCTACTGATACTATGCTTCCTAAAGAGGCATCACCTTGAACGTAGACCAATCCATCCACCTCAGGGGCAAACCTGGCACTGCGACCAATTAATTCACCCGTTAAGGGATTTTCTTGTTCTATGAGAACATCAACTATCTTGCCCAGACAGTTTTGATTTTTTTTCAAGGAAATCGGTTGTTGAACTGCCATCAGGGCATCCCGTCTGGCATCCATCACCCCTTGGGGCAACTGATTAGGCAATTTGTATGCTGCTGTTCCCTCCTCCGCAGAAAAGGTAAACACTCCAACATGGTCAAATTCATGATGCTGGACAAATTCCAGCAAGTGTTCAAAGTGCTGCTCTGTCTCGCCGGGAAACCCGACAATAAAGGTGGTTCGCAACACTGCATCAGGAAGTGCAGTTTTTAGTTGCGTGATTATAGCGTCATTTACTCGTCCCTGCCAAGGACGGTTCATGGAGCGGAGGATTTCTGGATGGGAGTGCTGTAGAGGCAAATCGAGATAAGGAAGAACATTATGAGTTTCCTGAATGGCTTTTATGACGGATGGGGTTAAACCGGTGGGATAGGCGTAGTGGATCCGAATCCAGGGGATGTCTACTTCACCTAATGCTCTCAACAGTTCTGCCAGTTTCGGTTCGCCGTATATGTCTAAACCATAGTTGGTGGTGATTTGGGAAATTAAAATCAGCTCTTGAACCCCTTGACATGCCAACTGCTCAGCTTCCGCAACAATGGATTCTATGGTACGCGATCGCTGCTTTCCCCGGAGGTGCGGAATGATACAGAAGGAACAGCGGTAATCACACCCTTCTGCCACCCGCAGGTAAGCAACCCCTTCAGAAGTTGTTCGGTAGCGTGGCGTTGTTTCGTCAGCAATGTAGGTTGGTTCAGTAGAAACCTCTTGAACGCGATCGCCTGTTTCTACT includes:
- a CDS encoding DEAD/DEAH box helicase, producing MTVSFQSLGLSETCVSQLEKIGFTTPTTIQAQAIPELLNGHDVLGMSQTGTGKTAAFSLPMLDRIDLDKRTVQALILTPTRELAQQVNQAIRDFSDDRRLHILTVCGGQSIERQIRMLYKGAQIVVGTPGRVIDLLDRGDLKLENLSWVVLDEADEMLSMGFIDDVKKILQQTPEERQTTCFSATMPRPIQDLVSKFLKSPVTVKVQQSKAAPARIEQRVYMVPRGCSKIRALHPILELEDPEASIIFVRTRKAAAELTNQLQAAGHSVDEYHGDLSQSQRERLLYRFRKNQVRWVVATDIAARGLDVDHLTHVINFDLPDQVESYIHRIGRTGRAGKTGTAITLIQPFERRKLYQIERKVRQRLEVTRIPTRSQIETRRLERLQAELREALSGERMASFLPVVRELEEEYDAHAIAAAALQLFYDKTQPPISDDIEERMVERPKLRLNTDKRHRSEKPRKPVIQNQSR
- the rimO gene encoding 30S ribosomal protein S12 methylthiotransferase RimO, producing the protein MGKKPTVAISHLGCEKNRIDTEHMLGLLVQAGYQVDANDELADYVIVNTCSFIEEARRESVRTLVELAEANQKIVITGCMAQHFQSQLLEELPEAVAVVGTGDYHKIVDVIQRVETGDRVQEVSTEPTYIADETTPRYRTTSEGVAYLRVAEGCDYRCSFCIIPHLRGKQRSRTIESIVAEAEQLACQGVQELILISQITTNYGLDIYGEPKLAELLRALGEVDIPWIRIHYAYPTGLTPSVIKAIQETHNVLPYLDLPLQHSHPEILRSMNRPWQGRVNDAIITQLKTALPDAVLRTTFIVGFPGETEQHFEHLLEFVQHHEFDHVGVFTFSAEEGTAAYKLPNQLPQGVMDARRDALMAVQQPISLKKNQNCLGKIVDVLIEQENPLTGELIGRSARFAPEVDGLVYVQGDASLGSIVSVEITDCDFYDLYGSVVLPP